From a region of the Coleofasciculus chthonoplastes PCC 7420 genome:
- a CDS encoding PDDEXK nuclease domain-containing protein gives MAPRKKRNLQLPPDYGEILKQIKSRIQSAQIQAVLAVNRELIRLYWDIGGKIVERQKLEGWGTAVIERLAKDLQQAFPGVKGFSARNIWRMRAFYLAYTQQIQELSNSVAELDGQNLPQAVAEIPWGHNVLLLEKVKDVQARLWYIHKTLEQGWSRSVLWHHIDTKLYQRQFQPERAANFQLTLPPAQSDLVREVLKDPYNFDFLTLADDAQEKDLERGLIEHIREFLLELGVGFAFVGNQYHLNVGDEDFYIDLLFYHLRLRCFVVIDLKMKEFKPEFSGKMNFYVSAVDDLLRHPDDHPSIGIILCKTKNQTLVEYALRDVNKPIGVSTYQLRDALPEQLQGSLPTIEQLEAELEAVSVEIDEEA, from the coding sequence ATGGCTCCTAGAAAAAAGCGTAATCTGCAATTACCGCCGGATTATGGAGAGATTCTCAAACAGATTAAATCGCGGATTCAGTCGGCTCAAATCCAAGCGGTTTTAGCGGTTAATCGAGAATTGATTCGGCTGTACTGGGATATTGGCGGAAAAATTGTTGAACGGCAGAAGCTAGAAGGGTGGGGAACTGCTGTGATTGAGCGCTTGGCAAAGGATTTACAGCAGGCGTTCCCTGGCGTGAAGGGATTTTCTGCTCGTAATATTTGGCGGATGCGAGCTTTTTATCTTGCTTATACCCAGCAGATACAAGAACTCTCTAACTCTGTGGCAGAATTGGATGGGCAAAATCTGCCACAGGCTGTGGCAGAAATTCCTTGGGGTCATAATGTTCTGTTGCTGGAAAAAGTCAAGGATGTTCAGGCTCGGCTTTGGTATATTCACAAGACGCTAGAACAGGGTTGGAGTCGTTCTGTTCTTTGGCATCACATCGATACGAAGCTTTACCAGCGACAGTTTCAACCAGAGAGGGCAGCAAATTTCCAGTTGACGCTACCTCCTGCTCAATCGGATTTGGTGCGGGAGGTGCTGAAAGACCCCTACAATTTTGATTTTTTAACGCTGGCGGATGACGCCCAGGAAAAGGATTTAGAACGGGGATTAATTGAACATATCCGGGAGTTTCTGCTTGAACTAGGCGTTGGTTTTGCCTTCGTTGGCAACCAATATCATTTAAACGTTGGGGATGAGGATTTTTATATTGACCTGCTTTTTTATCACTTGCGTTTGCGCTGTTTTGTCGTTATTGACCTGAAGATGAAAGAATTTAAGCCGGAATTTTCGGGCAAGATGAATTTTTATGTATCGGCTGTTGATGATTTATTGCGACATCCAGACGACCATCCGAGTATTGGCATCATTTTATGTAAGACGAAAAATCAGACACTTGTCGAATATGCGCTGCGAGATGTGAATAAACCGATTGGGGTTTCGACTTATCAATTGCGGGATGCTTTACCGGAGCAGTTGCAGGGAAGTTTGCCAACGATTGAGCAGTTGGAAGCGGAGTTAGAGGCGGTGTCTGTAGAAATTGATGAGGAGGCATGA
- a CDS encoding dynamin family protein, producing MSNRAETLAKIIEQRQPLVQSIADVEEHLRNLTNLLRSLDQRRHILKDKLDQPEVCDRLSQIDFSPLRLQISTQLEQLHQLRDRFSRPTLNIGVVGLMGQGKSTFLQSISGLTDDEIPALRGGACTAVRSTIYHQPGEPYAEVTVHSEQTFLQEVIQPYYQELELADPPKTIDEFAGTLPEFSGTDATKKSMYEHLKEDYHKHLPMYRHLLLSGAPRKLPPIPKERIHEYVAQRRFPQGELITFDHLAVREVKIFCPFKNSDVGKIALVDVPGLGDTRLGDEKLILETIGQEVDLVIFIRRPDRLRYGWEKRDTDLYNTAAEALNNLENRSFMILNHVTGTDDNMEACQKHQTSIHDKHIDVIRCKIADCSNSEETNAILDLVLNYLANNITYLDEQHARVYQKKLKELQILLNAELEKARLVWSGGLIVDDINEQGKFLRLFNKLWANLTRGLEELLDQLDIAKERDEQDIFKQQVESIIQTCKSDTGIPTEEPLNEIIARRFEEGDWQTTYAKYLHEIRNHLTRHFHAMDMGLKEYVKQAKSQVTEVLINQGNLGELTPARGSEFLKAMAEIIPDNLVRLKHAFQTLSNFEMSYKANFHYRIRPHLDNLNPDKTNLRLSASNAMDSREIKAQEIFTYLETLQEEALFKCQHALEDFYGEPGQAAFAEVEEFVDQVLRAKDVKNEWQIFLFQEKAQVWSKEFGDNQEGDDRQQWLSLVDQSIAANSLKQLQFLN from the coding sequence ATGTCTAATCGCGCCGAAACCCTAGCCAAAATTATAGAACAACGCCAACCCTTAGTTCAGAGCATCGCTGATGTCGAGGAACATCTGAGAAATCTGACCAACTTGCTCCGCTCCTTAGATCAACGGCGTCATATCTTAAAGGATAAACTAGACCAACCCGAAGTGTGCGATCGCCTCAGCCAAATCGACTTTTCCCCATTGCGCTTACAGATTAGCACGCAACTGGAGCAACTGCATCAACTTCGCGATCGCTTCTCCCGCCCTACCTTAAATATTGGCGTCGTGGGACTCATGGGTCAAGGGAAAAGTACCTTCCTCCAGAGTATCAGTGGACTCACCGATGATGAAATCCCCGCCCTCCGAGGCGGTGCTTGTACCGCTGTTCGCAGCACCATTTATCATCAACCAGGAGAACCCTATGCTGAAGTAACGGTTCATTCTGAACAGACGTTTTTACAAGAAGTCATTCAGCCCTATTACCAGGAATTAGAATTAGCTGATCCTCCCAAAACCATAGATGAATTTGCCGGAACATTACCAGAATTTTCGGGGACAGATGCGACGAAAAAGTCCATGTATGAGCATCTCAAAGAAGACTACCATAAACACTTACCCATGTACAGACACTTACTCCTGTCTGGCGCACCCCGAAAACTACCCCCCATTCCCAAAGAACGGATTCATGAATATGTCGCCCAACGCCGCTTTCCCCAAGGCGAATTAATTACCTTTGATCATTTAGCCGTTCGCGAAGTTAAAATCTTCTGTCCCTTCAAAAATTCCGATGTTGGTAAAATTGCCTTAGTCGATGTACCCGGTTTAGGAGATACTCGTTTAGGCGATGAGAAACTCATCCTAGAAACCATCGGACAAGAGGTGGATTTAGTAATTTTTATTCGCCGTCCCGATAGACTCCGCTATGGATGGGAAAAACGGGATACAGATTTATACAACACCGCAGCCGAAGCATTAAACAATCTAGAGAATCGCTCATTTATGATTCTCAACCATGTCACCGGAACCGATGACAACATGGAAGCCTGTCAGAAACATCAAACCAGTATCCACGATAAACATATTGATGTCATCCGCTGCAAAATTGCCGATTGTTCTAATTCAGAGGAAACCAATGCCATTCTCGACTTAGTTCTCAACTATCTGGCAAATAACATCACCTACTTAGATGAGCAACATGCCCGCGTTTACCAGAAAAAACTTAAAGAACTGCAAATCTTGCTTAATGCGGAACTAGAGAAAGCCCGTCTTGTTTGGTCAGGTGGCTTAATTGTTGATGATATCAATGAACAAGGTAAATTTTTGCGATTATTCAATAAACTCTGGGCAAATCTAACGCGGGGACTGGAAGAACTATTAGATCAGCTCGACATAGCCAAGGAGCGCGATGAACAAGATATCTTTAAACAACAGGTTGAATCCATTATCCAAACCTGCAAAAGCGATACAGGTATACCCACAGAGGAACCCCTCAACGAAATCATTGCCCGACGGTTTGAAGAAGGGGATTGGCAAACCACTTATGCTAAATACCTCCATGAAATCCGTAATCATCTCACTCGCCATTTTCACGCTATGGACATGGGACTAAAAGAATATGTGAAACAGGCAAAATCTCAAGTTACGGAGGTACTGATAAATCAAGGAAATTTAGGAGAACTCACCCCAGCCAGAGGATCAGAATTTCTTAAAGCCATGGCAGAAATCATTCCTGATAATTTAGTCCGACTCAAGCACGCTTTCCAAACCCTATCAAATTTTGAAATGTCCTATAAAGCCAACTTTCATTATCGGATTCGTCCTCATTTAGATAATCTCAATCCAGATAAAACCAATCTCCGTTTGTCGGCATCAAATGCCATGGACTCGCGAGAGATTAAGGCACAGGAAATCTTCACCTATTTGGAAACATTACAAGAAGAAGCCTTGTTTAAATGTCAACACGCCTTAGAAGATTTTTACGGTGAACCGGGTCAAGCTGCGTTTGCTGAAGTTGAAGAATTTGTTGATCAGGTACTGCGAGCCAAAGATGTCAAGAATGAATGGCAAATCTTTTTATTCCAAGAAAAAGCTCAGGTTTGGTCGAAAGAATTTGGCGATAACCAAGAGGGTGATGATCGTCAACAATGGTTATCATTAGTGGATCAATCAATAGCCGCTAACTCCCTAAAACAACTCCAGTTTTTGAATTAA
- the epsE gene encoding exopolysaccharide biosynthesis GT4 family glycosyltransferase EpsE — translation MNRTIGYLLPEFPGQTHIFWWREMNALTSMGIDIDIVSTRRPLSKLMSHTWVQEAQQCTTYLFPPRPNLLGILIELLRCGIPGWFRCLQAILTAKNVSLFQRLRLCALALVGAEVSNLARRRNWQHLHVHSCADAANIAMFAALISKLSYSLTLHGPLKDYGPNQDQKWQHATFGMVITQQLYEEVQNSLAGYLPKTIKVAPMGVDLDVFTRTSSYSPWRGNSVCRIFSCGRLNFCKGYVDLIAAVDILRKQGINAELKIAGEDEQGGNGYRKELETLIQTLGLTDSVSLLGAVSEDTVKACLEEAHIFALASLREPLGVAIMEAMAMELPIVVTGSGGVKELVDAEVNGLLVEPQAPTQLADAICQLLHNPELSIRLGQAARGKITQQFQAKRSAKVLYDAITELYPTTIETLNGKL, via the coding sequence ATGAATCGAACTATTGGTTACCTGCTTCCCGAATTTCCCGGACAAACCCACATTTTCTGGTGGCGAGAAATGAACGCCCTGACAAGTATGGGTATCGATATTGATATCGTCTCCACGCGGCGTCCCCTCTCAAAACTCATGTCTCATACCTGGGTTCAAGAAGCACAACAATGCACCACTTATCTCTTTCCTCCCAGACCAAACTTATTAGGTATTCTTATCGAACTACTACGCTGTGGTATTCCCGGTTGGTTCCGTTGCTTGCAAGCAATCTTAACCGCTAAAAACGTTTCACTATTTCAGAGGTTGCGACTGTGTGCTTTAGCCTTAGTTGGGGCGGAAGTATCCAACTTAGCCAGACGCCGCAATTGGCAGCATTTGCATGTCCACTCCTGTGCAGATGCGGCAAATATTGCCATGTTTGCGGCTTTAATTTCAAAACTTTCCTATAGCCTCACACTTCATGGTCCCCTGAAAGACTACGGACCCAATCAAGATCAAAAATGGCAGCACGCCACATTTGGAATGGTGATTACCCAACAGCTATATGAAGAAGTCCAAAACTCTTTGGCAGGTTATCTCCCGAAAACGATAAAAGTTGCCCCAATGGGCGTTGATTTAGATGTGTTTACCCGAACTAGCTCCTACTCTCCCTGGCGGGGAAATAGTGTTTGCCGGATTTTTAGCTGTGGGCGTCTCAATTTTTGCAAAGGGTATGTCGATTTAATTGCGGCTGTAGATATCCTGAGAAAACAAGGAATCAATGCCGAATTAAAAATTGCTGGAGAAGATGAACAAGGTGGAAACGGATATCGAAAGGAGTTAGAAACCCTGATTCAAACCCTAGGTTTAACCGACTCCGTTTCTCTGTTAGGCGCTGTTTCAGAAGATACAGTTAAAGCCTGTTTAGAAGAAGCTCACATCTTTGCTCTTGCCAGTCTGCGTGAACCCTTAGGTGTGGCAATTATGGAAGCCATGGCGATGGAGTTACCCATTGTTGTCACAGGTTCTGGTGGCGTTAAAGAATTGGTGGACGCAGAAGTCAATGGGCTACTGGTAGAACCCCAAGCCCCCACCCAACTTGCCGATGCCATCTGCCAATTATTGCACAATCCTGAACTATCTATACGTTTAGGTCAAGCCGCACGAGGAAAAATAACTCAACAGTTTCAAGCCAAACGTAGTGCCAAAGTCTTGTATGATGCCATCACTGAACTTTATCCTACTACCATAGAGACTCTAAACGGTAAATTATAA
- a CDS encoding glycosyltransferase, giving the protein MLSWSAIIPTLNRGAILERSLPTIVAQTRPPKQIIVVDASDEWELSKTRILNSFALTAKSIELIYVGSDKKSLTYQQNIGLNFCDSDVVFYLDDDSFMYIDCAEEIMEVYEQDEEDLVGGVMALMVPQPPSTREKDQKNSPSDNLVQTNKQPNQLNLWDHFLKPFHKLWHIQNLFIPYDGTYHRYDISELAKKTSINNVVLFHGCRMTFRTSALKEIGGFEELISRTVNDLDVSYRVSRTSALVLARRAKLFHEQTAVSRIHRYKNSVLVILNPIALFLAHRTVQHGVNILVVRFALSRALLEFLRDCANPNRGFPHARGAWLALRLLPKLMQMNKQQLREWYPRFQAELLDKK; this is encoded by the coding sequence ATGCTAAGCTGGTCAGCTATTATTCCCACTTTAAATAGAGGAGCAATTTTAGAGCGCTCTTTGCCGACAATCGTTGCTCAAACTCGCCCCCCCAAACAAATCATTGTTGTTGATGCGAGCGATGAGTGGGAGTTGTCGAAAACTCGCATTCTTAATTCATTCGCTCTAACCGCTAAGTCTATTGAGTTAATTTATGTAGGCTCTGATAAAAAATCCCTAACTTATCAGCAAAACATTGGGCTAAATTTCTGCGATAGCGATGTCGTATTTTATCTAGACGATGATTCTTTTATGTACATTGATTGTGCGGAAGAAATCATGGAAGTTTATGAGCAAGATGAGGAAGATTTAGTGGGTGGAGTGATGGCGTTAATGGTTCCTCAGCCACCGTCCACCAGGGAAAAGGATCAGAAAAACAGCCCATCTGATAATCTGGTTCAAACTAACAAGCAACCCAACCAATTAAATTTATGGGATCATTTCCTTAAACCATTCCATAAGCTTTGGCATATACAAAACCTCTTTATCCCTTATGATGGAACCTATCATCGCTATGATATTTCTGAATTAGCCAAGAAAACCTCAATTAATAATGTGGTGCTGTTTCATGGCTGTCGGATGACATTTCGGACGTCAGCACTGAAAGAAATTGGCGGATTTGAGGAATTAATTAGTCGTACAGTTAATGATTTGGATGTTAGCTATCGTGTATCTCGAACCTCGGCTCTTGTCTTAGCTCGTCGAGCCAAACTTTTTCATGAACAGACAGCCGTCTCCCGAATTCATCGGTATAAAAATTCTGTGCTGGTTATTTTAAATCCGATTGCTTTATTTTTGGCGCACCGAACCGTACAGCATGGAGTTAATATCTTGGTCGTCCGATTTGCACTCAGCCGCGCCTTGCTAGAATTTCTGCGAGATTGTGCTAATCCGAATCGGGGGTTTCCTCATGCACGCGGTGCATGGTTAGCTTTAAGATTATTACCTAAGCTGATGCAGATGAATAAGCAGCAATTACGAGAGTGGTATCCGCGTTTTCAAGCGGAATTGCTTGATAAAAAATGA